In Methanothermococcus thermolithotrophicus DSM 2095, one DNA window encodes the following:
- a CDS encoding RNA ligase partner protein, which translates to MQKQRFCLDTTAITDSEVRKSLGAKTISESAEIILDLIAKARVHLDISCHIPYKSVYNELVGFLQREECPREILIKVDTWLVKKTPNRYEIKIPAEIFYEYISDLRERINKGMRISESAMYETASEAYIYSQANEKNRQDVINEVLSKSVNSFRNKYRGALRTGTLDSAPDLDVLLLAKELDAAVVASDEGIEKWAQRLGLRFVNAKDFPFILKEYLNMWEVKNK; encoded by the coding sequence TTGCAGAAGCAAAGATTCTGTCTAGATACAACTGCAATTACAGATAGTGAAGTTAGAAAATCCCTTGGAGCAAAAACCATATCTGAATCAGCGGAGATTATCCTTGATCTAATAGCAAAAGCAAGGGTTCATCTGGATATCTCCTGCCATATCCCATACAAATCAGTATATAATGAATTGGTGGGATTCTTACAGAGAGAAGAATGTCCACGTGAAATATTGATAAAGGTGGATACCTGGCTTGTGAAAAAAACCCCAAATAGGTATGAAATAAAAATCCCAGCTGAAATATTTTATGAATACATTAGTGACTTAAGGGAAAGAATAAATAAAGGTATGAGAATAAGTGAAAGTGCAATGTATGAAACTGCATCAGAGGCCTACATATATTCACAGGCAAATGAGAAAAACAGGCAGGATGTAATTAATGAGGTACTGTCAAAATCAGTAAATAGTTTTAGAAATAAATATAGAGGTGCCTTAAGGACAGGCACTTTAGACAGTGCCCCCGATTTAGACGTTCTTCTGCTTGCAAAGGAATTAGATGCAGCAGTAGTTGCAAGTGACGAAGGAATTGAAAAATGGGCTCAAAGGTTAGGGTTGAGATTTGTTAATGCAAAGGATTTCCCATTCATACTTAAAGAATATCTTAACATGTGGGAAGTAAAAAATAAATAG